From Verrucomicrobia bacterium S94, the proteins below share one genomic window:
- a CDS encoding phospholipase — translation MTRLLHDREIYEEVIQGLIPGAERYIWIATADIKDMHVSDGGNFRPFLGLLSDLVNHGVSIRLLHAKEPGENFRRDFDNYPNLIQGLERNICPRVHLKTIVVDGRTAYLGSANLTGAGMGAKSSERRNFESGIVTEEPQLLEGIMNQFDGIWMGAMCDACQRRDYCADPIV, via the coding sequence ATGACACGTTTACTCCACGATCGGGAAATTTATGAAGAAGTCATTCAGGGGCTCATTCCCGGGGCGGAAAGATACATCTGGATCGCTACCGCCGACATCAAAGATATGCATGTTTCCGACGGCGGAAACTTTCGACCGTTTCTCGGTCTTCTTTCCGATCTGGTAAACCATGGAGTTAGCATACGTCTGCTGCATGCCAAAGAACCGGGAGAAAATTTCCGGCGCGATTTCGACAACTATCCGAATCTCATTCAGGGACTGGAGCGCAACATCTGCCCGCGTGTACATCTCAAAACCATTGTCGTTGATGGTCGCACGGCCTACCTTGGTTCCGCCAATCTCACCGGGGCCGGCATGGGCGCAAAAAGTTCCGAACGCCGGAACTTTGAATCCGGCATTGTTACCGAAGAACCGCAGTTACTTGAAGGTATCATGAATCAGTTCGACGGAATCTGGATGGGGGCGATGTGCGATGCCTGCCAGCGGCGCGACTACTGCGCAGATCCGATTGTATGA
- a CDS encoding DUF4349 domain-containing protein, with amino-acid sequence MLKHTLFLFISATLLTGCHSYRSAEYGGGFSAEKSRAGFLPETGGADLPEQMLIWTGSISMDVVSITNAAAQITAQIKAVGGYVESSSRYDYSNRPTATMVVRIPADRLETLLDSMDSFGDVTEKSLSSQDVTEQYIDMQARLETKKKLRDRLQKLLDRADEVKDVLAIEKELTRLQADIDSMAARLEAMKGKVDYASLTIQLKALKHEKVLGPLGYVWKGAEWCVTKLFVWKDETYEQQ; translated from the coding sequence ATGCTCAAGCACACCTTGTTTCTTTTTATTTCCGCAACCCTTTTAACGGGATGCCATAGTTATCGTTCAGCAGAGTACGGGGGCGGTTTTTCCGCGGAAAAATCACGCGCAGGATTTCTTCCGGAAACCGGTGGGGCAGATCTGCCGGAACAGATGCTGATCTGGACCGGCTCCATTTCCATGGATGTGGTGAGCATCACCAATGCGGCCGCGCAGATTACGGCGCAGATCAAAGCCGTCGGCGGTTATGTTGAATCGTCGAGCCGTTATGATTACAGCAATCGCCCGACTGCTACGATGGTGGTGCGTATTCCTGCTGACCGGCTCGAAACGCTGCTGGACTCAATGGACAGTTTCGGCGATGTCACAGAGAAAAGCCTTTCTTCGCAGGATGTGACCGAACAGTATATCGATATGCAGGCCCGTCTCGAAACCAAGAAAAAGCTGCGGGACCGGCTGCAGAAACTGCTGGATCGTGCGGATGAAGTGAAAGATGTACTGGCGATTGAAAAGGAACTGACGCGTCTGCAGGCGGATATTGATTCGATGGCTGCGCGCCTTGAAGCAATGAAGGGAAAAGTCGATTATGCATCACTGACCATTCAGTTGAAGGCCCTGAAACATGAAAAAGTGCTCGGACCGCTCGGTTATGTATGGAAGGGGGCCGAATGGTGTGTCACCAAATTGTTTGTCTGGAAGGACGAGACCTACGAGCAGCAATAA
- a CDS encoding CvpA family protein, whose protein sequence is MLPDWLSLIDAAYVLIVGLFAWNGLQKGFSAQVAHVITFIAVGALLFFAYPYCFAYFGRIFRNLEETYLMWILLCLLLLAAVGIFVLLSKILAAVLKANASETADAAWGAVLGLVHGAMFGLIALIVLVMIDRTGAAYDKLRIKSYVGKTVCYKLVPRVQPRLTALYENKIREWKAELLRREEAGSEVEM, encoded by the coding sequence ATGTTGCCCGACTGGTTAAGTTTAATTGATGCAGCCTATGTGCTGATTGTGGGTCTGTTTGCGTGGAATGGACTGCAGAAGGGCTTTTCCGCACAGGTGGCTCATGTCATCACGTTTATTGCTGTGGGCGCACTGCTCTTTTTTGCCTATCCGTACTGCTTTGCATATTTCGGTCGGATTTTCCGGAATCTGGAGGAAACATATCTGATGTGGATTCTGCTGTGTCTGCTGTTGCTGGCGGCGGTCGGAATTTTTGTGCTGCTGAGTAAAATTCTGGCAGCGGTGCTGAAAGCGAATGCATCCGAGACGGCCGATGCCGCCTGGGGAGCCGTGCTGGGGCTGGTCCACGGAGCGATGTTCGGGCTGATTGCGTTGATTGTTCTGGTGATGATTGACCGTACGGGGGCGGCGTATGACAAACTGCGGATAAAGTCATATGTCGGAAAAACCGTCTGCTACAAACTGGTTCCGCGTGTTCAGCCCCGCTTAACTGCGCTTTATGAAAATAAAATCCGGGAGTGGAAAGCGGAACTGCTCCGTCGGGAAGAGGCGGGAAGTGAAGTGGAGATGTAA
- a CDS encoding site-specific DNA-methyltransferase → MPHGDGTDGNLIVQGDNLHSLKALLPKYAGRVKCIYIDPPYNTGNEGWIYNDKVNSPEINRWLGQTVGKEAEDLSRHDKWLCMMYSRLVLLKQFLSDDGAIFVSIDDNEVASLRFLMDEIFGQRNFVETIIWQKNWFFSEERLLGASPCR, encoded by the coding sequence CTGCCGCACGGCGACGGAACCGATGGAAACCTGATTGTGCAGGGCGACAATCTGCACTCCCTCAAAGCCCTGTTGCCGAAATATGCCGGACGCGTTAAATGCATCTATATCGACCCGCCCTACAACACCGGCAACGAAGGCTGGATCTATAACGACAAAGTCAATTCCCCCGAAATCAACCGCTGGCTCGGCCAGACTGTCGGCAAAGAGGCCGAAGACCTCTCCCGCCACGACAAATGGCTCTGCATGATGTATTCCCGCCTCGTCCTCCTCAAACAGTTCCTCTCCGACGACGGCGCCATCTTCGTCTCTATCGACGATAACGAAGTTGCTTCGTTACGGTTTTTGATGGATGAGATTTTTGGGCAACGAAATTTCGTGGAAACTATCATTTGGCAGAAAAACTGGTTCTTCTCGGAAGAGCGTCTTTTAGGGGCTTCGCCTTGTCGATAG
- a CDS encoding PAS domain S-box protein codes for MPLKEEEYGYLLENLMVNNTDVIYFKDLQSRFIKINEACAHKHGFNSADEVIGKTDFDLWSEEHARQAFEDEQRIIRTGEPLRSLEEREIWPDGRVTWASSTKMPLRDDKGNIIGTFGVSRDITQRKEAELRVRQYAEDLKNMTGELEEDVRMAGQLQKSFFTGGYPIFTTPGGNCIEFLHRFILNRQITGDYCAFFRISDTQAGIFICDINGSGIRAALGTALIRGLIQELSTCADDPGKFLRRMNHLLRPLLTVEEFSLGATACYMAVDLKSGIVRLANAGHPMPIHFQQEYSASWFSEETGIIGKPLALEPDVEYAVVERRIEPGDTVIAFTDGLYTVKNRMDDEYGLKRLLDSAHSWAGEPLEDVFDGLEGMSMLLPVPENIPTMSV; via the coding sequence ATGCCGCTAAAAGAAGAAGAATACGGGTATCTGCTTGAAAACCTGATGGTGAACAATACGGACGTGATCTATTTCAAGGATCTGCAGTCCCGATTCATAAAGATCAATGAAGCCTGTGCGCACAAACACGGGTTTAATTCGGCCGATGAAGTGATCGGCAAAACCGATTTCGACCTGTGGTCGGAAGAGCATGCCCGCCAGGCTTTTGAGGACGAACAGCGCATTATCCGTACCGGAGAGCCGCTGCGCTCTTTAGAAGAGCGTGAAATCTGGCCCGACGGCCGTGTGACCTGGGCATCCTCCACCAAAATGCCATTGCGCGATGACAAGGGGAATATAATCGGCACCTTCGGTGTTTCGCGCGATATCACGCAGCGAAAAGAGGCCGAACTGAGGGTCCGCCAGTATGCCGAAGATCTGAAAAACATGACCGGTGAACTGGAGGAGGATGTCCGCATGGCCGGTCAGCTTCAGAAAAGTTTTTTCACCGGTGGCTATCCCATTTTCACCACCCCCGGCGGAAACTGTATCGAGTTCCTGCACCGCTTTATTCTCAACCGGCAGATTACCGGTGACTACTGCGCTTTTTTCCGGATTTCCGATACACAGGCCGGAATCTTTATCTGCGACATCAATGGATCCGGCATTCGCGCAGCACTCGGAACCGCGCTCATCCGAGGCCTGATTCAGGAGCTCAGCACCTGTGCCGATGACCCCGGAAAATTTCTCCGGCGAATGAACCATCTGCTCCGTCCGCTGCTCACTGTTGAGGAGTTTTCTCTGGGGGCCACCGCCTGCTATATGGCCGTCGACCTCAAAAGCGGAATCGTCCGACTGGCCAATGCCGGGCATCCGATGCCCATTCATTTTCAGCAGGAGTATTCTGCGTCCTGGTTCTCCGAAGAAACCGGAATTATCGGAAAACCGCTGGCGCTTGAACCGGATGTTGAATATGCCGTCGTTGAACGCCGCATTGAACCCGGTGATACCGTGATTGCTTTTACGGATGGACTCTATACGGTGAAAAACCGTATGGACGATGAATATGGTCTCAAGCGCCTGCTCGATTCTGCGCACAGCTGGGCGGGTGAACCGCTCGAAGACGTTTTCGACGGGCTCGAGGGGATGTCCATGCTTTTGCCGGTACCGGAAAATATTCCGACGATGTCTGTCTGA
- a CDS encoding SlyX family protein, protein MQRKSARLQIMEERIIQLESLVAMQDKTIESLNEEIYRQQQDILHLRKRLERLEEKILQLQHPDEIAENERPPHY, encoded by the coding sequence ATGCAGCGTAAATCTGCTAGGCTTCAAATCATGGAAGAACGAATTATCCAACTTGAATCACTGGTCGCGATGCAGGACAAAACCATTGAAAGCCTGAACGAAGAAATCTACCGGCAGCAGCAGGATATCCTCCATCTGCGCAAACGGTTGGAGCGGCTGGAGGAAAAGATCCTGCAACTGCAGCATCCGGATGAAATCGCAGAGAATGAACGCCCTCCTCATTATTAA
- a CDS encoding SDR family oxidoreductase: protein MTENRKRIAIVTGVTSGIGEATVRKFIADDMQVVGCGRTAEKLETLEQEFGAGFHGVNGDASKPDVIDRLFAAAFDTFGREADIVVANAGRGLSGAVREADLTQLKNLIDINITGTTYLIQKAAQRMVENQKAAFPESAADIVIIGSVVGRHISPFSAVYGATKFAVHALAEALRRDVGPQGVRVSLVQPGIVISGFQAVANYSDELVDSFHEKFGPLPNCGDIADAIHHIISLPPHINISDIVVRPTRQDYP, encoded by the coding sequence ATGACGGAAAACAGAAAACGTATAGCGATTGTAACCGGAGTCACATCCGGCATCGGCGAAGCAACTGTGCGCAAATTTATTGCAGACGACATGCAGGTGGTGGGCTGTGGACGAACCGCTGAAAAACTGGAAACGCTGGAACAGGAATTCGGTGCCGGATTCCACGGGGTGAACGGCGATGCATCGAAACCTGATGTCATCGACAGGTTGTTTGCCGCCGCCTTCGACACCTTCGGCCGCGAAGCGGATATCGTGGTGGCCAACGCAGGCCGCGGGCTGAGCGGTGCCGTCAGAGAGGCTGATCTCACGCAGTTGAAGAATCTGATCGATATTAATATCACCGGCACGACCTATCTGATTCAGAAAGCGGCGCAACGTATGGTTGAGAATCAGAAAGCCGCGTTTCCGGAATCAGCCGCCGATATTGTCATTATCGGTTCAGTGGTCGGCCGCCATATTTCGCCCTTCAGTGCAGTCTACGGGGCAACAAAATTTGCGGTTCATGCGCTGGCCGAGGCCCTGCGCCGCGATGTCGGCCCTCAGGGCGTCCGCGTTTCCCTGGTGCAGCCCGGTATTGTGATCAGCGGATTTCAGGCGGTCGCAAACTACAGCGACGAACTGGTCGACAGTTTTCACGAAAAATTCGGGCCTTTGCCGAACTGCGGTGATATCGCCGATGCGATTCATCATATCATTTCACTGCCGCCGCATATCAACATCAGCGACATCGTCGTCCGTCCGACCCGCCAGGATTATCCCTGA
- a CDS encoding anaerobic ribonucleoside-triphosphate reductase activating protein, giving the protein MHPSSIYAYLEKPSMVDFPGKFAAVFFTSGCNFMCGFCHNASLMGRKRPGINWEAMELACRKFKTHWVNGAVITGGEPTLADDLPELIELMKRHGFSVKLDTNGSNPGKLREVLPLVDYVAMDVKTGLSDYDRLVQFPNLSNISESIELIKAQAKDYEFRTTVIETWHTDELMDEVAEIIDGSKRFALQAFIPRDNLPDKKFTLLPRTPPPASTNSRTGWPAAPTKSSCAGRKAG; this is encoded by the coding sequence ATGCACCCATCATCGATATATGCCTATCTCGAGAAGCCGTCCATGGTCGACTTCCCCGGAAAATTCGCCGCCGTCTTTTTCACCAGCGGATGCAACTTTATGTGCGGCTTCTGCCACAACGCCTCGCTCATGGGCCGGAAACGTCCCGGCATCAACTGGGAAGCCATGGAACTCGCCTGCAGAAAATTCAAAACACACTGGGTCAACGGCGCTGTGATCACCGGCGGCGAACCCACCCTTGCAGACGATCTGCCCGAACTGATCGAACTCATGAAAAGACACGGCTTTTCCGTAAAACTCGACACCAACGGCTCCAACCCCGGAAAACTGCGTGAAGTGCTTCCCCTGGTCGACTACGTGGCCATGGACGTCAAAACCGGCCTCTCAGACTATGACCGCCTGGTACAATTCCCGAATCTTTCCAACATCAGCGAATCCATCGAACTCATCAAAGCCCAAGCCAAAGACTACGAATTCCGCACCACCGTCATCGAAACCTGGCATACCGATGAACTGATGGACGAAGTGGCGGAAATCATCGACGGATCCAAACGCTTTGCCCTCCAGGCCTTCATCCCGCGCGACAACCTGCCCGACAAAAAATTCACCCTCCTCCCCCGGACCCCGCCTCCCGCCTCAACGAACTCAAGGACCGGATGGCCGGCTGCGCCGACGAAATCCTCCTGCGCGGGGCGTAAGGCCGGGTGA
- a CDS encoding ISL3 family transposase: MRIAIRRVKCRTCGTSSREPVAFCPDPYVRYTKWAARFVLALRAEMSISAVSQFTGLHWETIKNIEKAWLEKKYKRVRLNEVAYLGIDEVYLGKRLGYITVVRDLDSGSVLFIGKGKGGDALKKFRKRIKRKAKQIKAVAIDMANSYSAWVAEVLPDADIVYDRFHVIKLMNDKLNTLLRSTMNRLEDDQKKELKGKRFLLLRNEESLSPEAKEELGELRERFEELGTASAMKEYLRNIYRMAPGASIAKLAFEKWCAMAEESGIACLKTMAKTIRQRMNGLPAYWNHGCLTSASQEGFNNKIGWLTRQAYGYRDERYLHLKIYDLPNLSTRRSP; the protein is encoded by the coding sequence ATGCGCATTGCCATCCGCCGCGTCAAGTGCCGGACATGCGGTACATCGAGCCGTGAGCCGGTCGCGTTCTGTCCCGATCCGTACGTGCGTTACACCAAATGGGCGGCGCGGTTTGTCTTGGCTCTCCGGGCGGAAATGTCGATTTCGGCGGTTTCACAGTTCACCGGCCTGCACTGGGAGACGATCAAGAACATCGAAAAAGCCTGGTTGGAAAAGAAATATAAGAGGGTGCGCCTCAATGAGGTCGCCTATCTGGGTATCGATGAAGTCTATCTCGGCAAACGGCTCGGCTACATTACTGTTGTGCGAGACCTCGACTCGGGCTCGGTGCTCTTCATCGGAAAGGGCAAAGGCGGCGATGCGCTCAAGAAGTTCCGCAAGCGGATCAAACGCAAGGCGAAGCAGATCAAGGCCGTTGCCATCGATATGGCCAACTCCTACAGCGCGTGGGTCGCCGAGGTGCTGCCCGACGCCGACATTGTCTACGACCGCTTCCATGTCATCAAATTAATGAACGACAAGCTTAACACCCTTCTCCGCAGCACCATGAACCGGCTGGAGGACGATCAGAAAAAGGAACTCAAAGGCAAGCGTTTCCTGTTGCTGCGCAACGAGGAATCCCTTTCACCAGAGGCTAAAGAGGAACTTGGTGAACTGCGCGAACGCTTTGAAGAACTCGGTACCGCCTCCGCCATGAAAGAATACCTGCGCAATATTTATCGGATGGCTCCGGGGGCAAGCATCGCAAAGTTGGCATTTGAGAAATGGTGCGCCATGGCCGAAGAATCCGGCATTGCCTGCCTGAAAACCATGGCCAAAACAATCCGGCAACGAATGAACGGCCTGCCGGCCTACTGGAACCACGGCTGCCTCACCAGCGCCAGCCAGGAAGGCTTCAACAACAAGATCGGATGGCTGACACGGCAGGCCTACGGCTACCGCGACGAACGCTACCTTCATCTGAAGATCTACGATCTGCCAAATCTATCGACAAGGCGAAGCCCCTAA
- the dnaG gene encoding DNA primase: protein MAMIPKEQIEEIRARCNIVEVVGAYLPELRRRGSTYKCCCPFHKEKTPSFTVNDARQIFHCFGCGTGGDVFKFVMDYEKVDFVTAVNILAERVGVEIVYEGGQPDKSGNKDVLFKLHADAAAFYHRMLTDSPDGAEARRYMEERDLPMEIIREWQIGYAPQGWEELRARARKKGYADEQLEAAGLVVASDRNGKKSFYDRFRNRVMFPICDQMGRVIGFSGRIMNKAEKSAKYVNSPETLLFKKNRVLFGFDKARKPIVESRQAIVVEGQIDAIRCHQAGLNNVVASQGTALTDNHAKMIKRYADEVVLVLDADAAGVKAALASSEIFIANELSVRVVTLPEKEDPDSLIRKEGVQVIRDLVSNAPEASKFLISRLMEIENMGTEAGKMRIMKAAIGLIGSSPSAARKNKMMQDLTALGLNFKVAASELRRANSQKKKLVRKVAEDEPAAPPRPQKTYPRQETALLELLVHHYREVHPLVHDFLPPEHLTDPTCRKLVEVLMLDPPETLTEAFHEFSETEQKIICQVQVEESRKIDEETLPVELAQRYVLLFWKRALEREQQVLARRTDMTNEERFKETTRIKHDLHALSKGWSEARPMLEARLHKDVEF, encoded by the coding sequence ATGGCCATGATTCCCAAAGAGCAGATCGAGGAAATCCGTGCACGGTGTAATATCGTGGAGGTGGTGGGGGCCTATCTGCCCGAACTGCGCCGCCGCGGTTCGACCTATAAATGCTGCTGCCCGTTTCATAAGGAAAAAACACCGTCGTTCACGGTCAACGACGCCCGTCAGATTTTTCACTGCTTCGGTTGCGGCACGGGCGGTGATGTCTTTAAGTTTGTGATGGACTACGAAAAGGTCGATTTTGTGACGGCGGTGAATATTCTGGCCGAACGGGTCGGCGTGGAAATTGTGTATGAGGGAGGACAACCCGATAAAAGCGGTAATAAAGATGTGCTGTTCAAACTGCATGCCGATGCCGCCGCATTTTATCACCGTATGCTGACCGACAGTCCGGATGGCGCAGAGGCCCGGCGCTACATGGAAGAGCGTGATCTGCCGATGGAGATTATTCGGGAATGGCAGATCGGTTATGCGCCGCAGGGCTGGGAGGAACTGCGTGCACGGGCAAGGAAAAAGGGCTATGCCGATGAGCAGCTTGAAGCGGCCGGTCTTGTGGTGGCTTCCGACCGCAACGGGAAAAAAAGTTTTTATGATCGCTTCCGCAACCGCGTCATGTTTCCTATCTGCGATCAGATGGGGCGGGTAATCGGGTTTTCCGGACGCATTATGAACAAGGCTGAAAAAAGTGCGAAATATGTAAACAGTCCCGAAACTCTGCTTTTCAAAAAAAACCGGGTGCTGTTCGGCTTTGATAAAGCGCGGAAACCCATCGTCGAATCCCGCCAGGCCATTGTGGTGGAAGGGCAGATTGATGCCATCCGCTGCCACCAGGCGGGGCTGAATAATGTGGTGGCTTCGCAGGGTACCGCGCTCACTGACAATCACGCCAAAATGATTAAGCGTTATGCCGATGAAGTGGTGCTGGTGCTGGATGCCGATGCAGCCGGCGTGAAGGCCGCACTGGCTTCTTCCGAAATTTTTATCGCCAATGAGCTGAGCGTCCGCGTAGTTACCCTGCCGGAAAAAGAAGACCCCGATTCACTGATCCGAAAAGAAGGCGTTCAGGTGATACGGGATCTTGTTTCAAATGCTCCTGAAGCTTCCAAATTTCTTATTTCGAGATTGATGGAAATTGAGAATATGGGCACTGAAGCGGGGAAGATGAGAATTATGAAAGCGGCGATTGGACTGATTGGCAGCAGTCCCAGTGCTGCTCGGAAAAACAAAATGATGCAGGACTTAACAGCATTGGGGTTGAACTTTAAAGTAGCTGCAAGTGAGCTGCGCAGAGCGAATTCTCAGAAAAAAAAGCTGGTGAGAAAAGTGGCAGAGGACGAGCCGGCGGCGCCTCCGCGTCCGCAGAAAACCTATCCGCGTCAGGAGACCGCGCTGTTGGAGCTGCTGGTGCATCACTATCGGGAAGTTCATCCGCTGGTGCACGATTTTCTGCCGCCGGAGCATCTTACTGATCCGACCTGCCGAAAACTGGTGGAAGTGCTCATGCTTGATCCACCGGAAACACTGACCGAAGCCTTCCATGAATTTTCGGAGACTGAGCAGAAAATTATCTGTCAGGTGCAGGTGGAGGAATCGCGGAAAATTGATGAGGAAACTCTGCCGGTGGAGCTGGCACAGCGATATGTATTGCTGTTCTGGAAACGCGCACTGGAGCGCGAACAGCAGGTGCTGGCGCGTCGTACCGATATGACCAACGAAGAGCGCTTTAAAGAAACCACCCGCATCAAACACGATCTCCATGCCCTTTCCAAAGGGTGGAGCGAAGCCCGGCCCATGCTTGAAGCCCGTCTTCATAAAGACGTGGAATTTTAG
- a CDS encoding PAS domain S-box protein, with translation MSGQLQDTGFLLQNLMENMTDNIYFKDRDSRFIMVNKSFCDWTGLSREAVIGKTDFDLFASAHAQQAYDDEQRIIATGEPIIGIEEKETWEDGRITWVSTTKMPLKNAEGEIIGTFGVSRDITEHKEAELRAAYYAEQIRRIKEEMEEDVRMAAELQKTFFPRSYPVYPPGAEPGRRKFEFLHHYNASGGVSGDFCTIQQLTESTVGIFLCDVMGHGVRAALVTALICALVEETAPVEQDPGRFLGRMNSLLLPILRQEDIFLYATACYMVLDMETGRLQFANAGHPVPLHFQAADNRAVWLMEDPGQRGPALAIAEGMVFQTLERQVAEQDVVVMYTDGLYEVVGADGEELGEERLLAAASKLSGKNLPDLFAGLLEEIRRFAADGRFDDDICLAGFCRRAL, from the coding sequence ATGTCCGGACAGTTGCAGGATACAGGATTCTTGTTGCAGAACCTCATGGAAAACATGACGGACAATATCTATTTTAAAGATCGCGATTCCCGTTTCATCATGGTGAACAAGTCCTTCTGCGACTGGACCGGGCTCTCCCGCGAGGCGGTCATCGGAAAAACAGATTTCGACCTCTTCGCCTCGGCGCATGCGCAGCAGGCTTACGACGACGAGCAGCGCATCATTGCCACCGGCGAACCGATCATCGGCATCGAGGAGAAAGAGACATGGGAAGACGGACGCATCACCTGGGTTTCCACCACGAAGATGCCGTTGAAAAACGCGGAAGGTGAAATTATCGGCACGTTCGGTGTTTCGCGGGATATTACCGAGCACAAAGAGGCCGAACTCCGGGCGGCATACTATGCCGAACAGATTCGCCGCATTAAGGAGGAGATGGAGGAGGATGTCCGCATGGCGGCCGAGCTGCAGAAAACCTTCTTTCCGCGCTCTTATCCGGTTTATCCGCCCGGTGCGGAACCCGGACGCCGTAAATTTGAGTTTCTGCATCACTACAACGCCAGCGGCGGCGTCAGCGGCGATTTCTGTACGATTCAGCAACTGACCGAATCAACAGTCGGTATTTTTCTGTGCGATGTGATGGGACACGGCGTCCGGGCAGCACTGGTGACGGCGCTGATCTGTGCGCTGGTCGAGGAGACTGCACCGGTTGAACAGGATCCCGGTCGCTTCCTTGGCCGGATGAACAGTCTGCTGCTGCCGATTCTTCGGCAGGAGGATATTTTCCTTTATGCCACCGCCTGCTATATGGTGCTGGATATGGAGACGGGCAGGTTGCAGTTTGCCAATGCCGGCCATCCGGTCCCTCTCCATTTCCAGGCTGCAGATAACCGGGCCGTATGGCTGATGGAGGATCCCGGTCAGCGGGGTCCGGCCCTGGCCATTGCCGAAGGCATGGTGTTCCAGACGCTGGAACGACAGGTGGCCGAACAGGATGTGGTCGTAATGTACACCGATGGTCTTTATGAAGTTGTCGGGGCCGATGGCGAAGAGCTGGGCGAAGAGCGCCTGCTGGCCGCTGCTTCCAAACTGTCCGGAAAAAATCTTCCCGATCTGTTTGCCGGACTGCTCGAAGAGATCCGCCGCTTTGCTGCCGACGGCCGCTTTGATGATGATATCTGCCTTGCCGGCTTTTGCCGACGGGCCCTATAG